AAAAACTTAACAAAGAAGTACAAGCTGGTGGTTTAACTATTGTTCCTTTAAAAATGTTTTTAAACGATAAAGGTTTAGCCAAACTAGAAATTGCCCTTTGTAAGGGTAAAAAACTTTATGACAAAAGACAAACTATTAAAGATAGAGACAACAAAATATCGTTAGATAGAGTTAAAAAATCTTATTAAATGGTTAGCATACTCCAATTAATTAGGTGGAAAAACCTTGTATTGATTAGTATAGGGCAAATCATTATTATTTGGAGTTTATATTCTTTAGAGCAGTTTACTTTACCTGCTGTTTTTTATATTATTTGTACCTTATGTTTTGCTGCTGGTGGAAATATCATCAATGATTATTTTGACCTTATCCCAGACAAAATTAACAAACCCCAAAAGCAAATTATAGGAAAAATCATCACTCCTAAAAAAGCTTTTACATTATATATTTTCATCAATATAATTGGGCTTATTATAGGAACACTAATTTGTTTTCTTTTACAAAGTATTACCTTGTATTTTTATGGAATTCCTGTAATCATCCTATTATATTTATACAGTAAAAAACTAAAAGGAACTCCTTTACTGGGCAATATCATCATTGCAAGTTTTACAGCATTTTCTATGTTATTTATTTTGATGATTATTCCTAGTTCACCTTACCAAAAAGGAATTATTTATCTATTATCTCTATTTGCTTTTTTGCTAAATTTTATCAGAGAAATTATTAAAGATATTGAAGATATTAAAGGAGATAAAAAAGCCTTATTAAAAACACTACCTATTTTAATAGGTACCAAAAGCACTATAAAATTTGTACGAATAATTATATTATTTACTTTAATGTGTTTTGTAATGTTGTTATATATAACGAACCAAATTCCACTTAAAATTTACATTTTCGTTACTTTAATACTTCCACTGTCTAATATTTTTATTAACTTAAAAAACAGTAAAAAAAAGCACGATTATTCAAGAATTAGTAAAAATCTTAAATTAATTATTGCATTTGGAATTTTTACTATACTTTTTACATAAACATAAACTACATACATGCTAAAAGATATTCTTAAAAACTACAAGGTGATTTTAGGTTCAAAATCACCGAGAAGAAAACAATTCTTAGAAGATTTAAATATAGTATTTGAAAGTCGAACAATAGATAGTCAAGAAATATACCCTCACCATTTTAAAGCTGAACAAATCACTGAATTTTTAGCGGAGTATAAATCAAATGCAATTCATTTAGAAGATAATGAGTTATTGATAACTGCTGATACTATTGTATGGTCTAATAACAAAGCACTTGAAAAACCAAAAAACAATCTTGATGCTTTTAAAATGTTAGAAGAATTATCAAATAACAGTCACGAAGTAATTACCTCTGTTTGTATTGCCACTACCAAAAAAACAAAGGTGTTTACAGACAAAACCAAAGTTTATTTTAAAGAACTAAGTTCTAAAGAAATTAACTACTATATAGAGAACTACAAACCTTTTGATAAAGCCGGAAGTTATGGAATTCAGGAATGGATTGGATTAATTGGAGTTACTAAAATTGAAGGTAGTTATGCAAACGTTGTAGGTCTTCCTGTACAAAAATTATATAAAGAACTTAAAAACTTTTAATATTATTCCTGTAACCATATAAAATTATTACTTTTGCCGACAATTAAATGTTAGAACTGTAAAATGAAAAAATACACTTACACAGAGAAAAAAGATACTCGTTCAGGTTTTGGTACTGGTTTAGCTCATTTAGGAAGAACAAACCCTAATGTTGTAGCATTATGTGCCGATTTAATTGGTTCATTAAAAATGGATGAATTTATTAAAGAAAATCCTGAAAGATTTTTCCAAATTGGTATTGCAGAAGCTAACATGATGGGAATTGCTGCTGGTTTAACTATAGGTGGAAAAATTCCATTTACAGGAACTTTTGCTGCTTTCTCTACAGGACGTGTTTATGATCAAATTAGACAATCTATTGCATATTCTGATAAAAACGTAAAAATTTGTGCTTCTCACGCGGGATTAACTTTAGGAGAAGATGGAGCAACTCACCAAATTCTAGAAGATATAGGATTGATGAAAATGTTACCAGGTATGACAGTAATTAATACTTGTGACTTTAATCAAACTGAAGCTGCTACAATTGCAATTGCTGAACATGAAGGACCTGTATATTTACGTTTTGGTAGACCTGTAGTGCCTATTTTTATGCCTAAATTTACTGATACTGAAAATGAAAATAAATTTGTAATTGGTAAAGGTATTCAAATGACAGAAGGTAACGATGTAACTATTGTTGCTACTGGTCACTTAGTTTGGGAAGCTTTACAAGCTGCAGAAGAATTAGAAAAAGAAGGAATTACTGCTGATGTAATTAACATACATACTATTAAACCTTTAGATGAAGAAATTATTTTAAAATCTATTGCTAAAACAGGATGTATTGTTACTGCTGAAGAACACAATATTATTGGTGGTTTAGGAGAAAGTGTTGCTAGAACTTTAGCTTTAAACACTCCTGTTCCTCAAGAATTTGTAGGTACTCAAGATACTTTTGGAGAATCTGGTACTCCTGCTCAGTTAATGGACAAATACAACTTAAATGCTGCTGCAATTGTTGCTGCATCTAAAAAAGTTATCAAAAGAACATAGTTCTTAAATAATACTAAATAAAAAAGGCATCCAAAATTGGATGCCTTTTTTATTTCTATTTTATTTCTGCTATTATCCTAACCAAGCATTTAACATCCACAATGTTTTTTCTTGCTCACTTACAAAATCACTAATCATAGAATTAGTTCCTTCATCATCTGCTTCGTCAGACACAACTAATAATTCTCTTTCAATTTCTAACAATTGCTTATACCCTGTTACCACTAAATTAACAGCCTCAACATCATTGGTAATATTTTTCCCTACAGCTATTTTAGAAGTTTCTAAATAATCTGTAAAAGTATGTAATGGAGTTCCTCCTAATGTTAAAATACGCTCAGCTATTTCATCGATTTTTATCTGAGAATCTGTATAATATTCTTCAAACTTTACGTGTAATTCAAAAAAGTTTTTCCCTTTAATATTCCAGTGTAATCCTCTTAAGTTTTGGTAATGAATTTGAAAATTAGCTAGTAAATCATTTAGGTTTTCAATAATTCTATTTGCGCTTTTTGTTTCAATTCCTACTAGTGTTTTCATTTTATATTTTTTTAATTATACCTCAAATTTAAAAGAAATTAAGAAGTCAAATCAATAACTATAATTGATAATTTTAATATCTTTATAAATAATATCGATATACATTCCATATTTATGACTATTACTCAATTAAAATATGTTTTAGCAGTAGCAAAATATCAAAACTTTACCACAGCTTCGGAACATTGTTTTGTTACCCAACCAACTTTAAGTATGCAAATACATAAACTAGAAGAAGCTTTGGATATTCAAATCTTCAATAGAAACAAAAAACCTATTGAGCTAACAGAAGTTGGTAAAAAAATAGTAGCGCAAGCTAAAATTATTGTAAATGAGAGTAACCGAATTACAGATATTGTAGATCAAGAAAAAGGATATATCGGTGGGGAATTTAAAATAGGAATCATCCCTACAATTATGCCTAGTCTACTACCTTTATTTCTTAAAAACTTTAATAAAAAATATCCAAAAGTAGCACTTGTTATAAACGAATTAACTACTGCAGAAATTGTACAAAAACTAAAGGATGGTTATTTAGATGCTGCCATTGCCGCAACTCCTTTAAATGATGAAAACATCATAGAATCTCCTATTTATTACGAACCATTTATTGGGCTAGTAAATAGCAACCACAGATTATATAACGAAAAATTCTTAAATCCTCAAGACCTTAGTTTAGATGATTTATTGTTATTAGAAGACGGACATTGTTTTAAAGAAAGCGTATTAAATATTTGTAGCTCTTTAAGTCCAAACAACAAAAAGCAATTTGCCCTACAAAGCGGTAGTTTTAACACTTTAATTAAATTAACCAAAGAAGGTATGGGAATGACTCTTTTGCCATATTTACATTCTTTAGATCTAAGTAAAGAAGATAAAAGTTTGATTCGCGAGTTTCAAAAACCATATCCAGCAAGAGAAGTAAGTATGATTTACCATAAATCAGAATTAAAACTACAACTTATTAATGCTTTAAAAGATGAAATTTCTGGGGTTATTAGAGGATTAATTGCTTTTACAGATGTTGATATCATCAGTCCTTTAAAAGCTGTCAATTAAATATTGACTTTAAAATTTAATTTTTATAACTTATTATTTCCTATTAAACTATAAACCATGCAATCTGTAACTAGGATTTTTGATTTTCCGATGTATCAATTAGAAAATCTTCCGCTTAAAAAAGCGTTCACCACTAAATACAATAATGAGTGGGTTTCTATTTCTACACAAGAATTTATTGAACAGTACAACTATGCCTCTAAAGGATTGTTAGAGTTAGGAATTAATAAGGATGATAAAATTGCTGTCATTTCATCTAACAATAGAACTGAATGGAACATTTTAGATATTGCTATATTGCAAACTGGAGCACAAAATGTACCCATTTACCCTACCATATCTGCCAATGATTATGAATATATCTTAAACCATTCTGAAGCTACTTATTGCTTTGTATCTGATGTAGAAATTTTAGAAAAAGTAAACCTAATCAAGAATAAAACTTCTATTAAAGAAGTGTATACTTTTGATGAAATTGATGGGGTAAAGAATTGGAAAGAAATTATTGAATCAGGAAAAAAATCTGATAAAGACCAATTATTAGAAGAACGAAAAAATAGTATTCTAACAACAGATTTAGCCACTATTATTTACACCTCTGGAACTACAGGAAAACCTAAAGGAGTAATGTTGAGCCATCAAAATATAGTTTCTAATACTATTGACAGCTCTCCTAGAGTTCCACTTGAAAAGGGAAAGTCTAAGGCTTTAAGTTTTTTACCTGTTTGTCATGTTTTTGAAAGAATGATTTTATACTTATATCAATACGAAAGCATTGAAATATATTTTGCAGAATCTATTGAAAAAGTTAGCGATAATCTAAAAGAAATTAAGCCTAACATTATGACGGGAGTTCCCCGATTATACGAAAAGGTTTATGATAAAATTTACGCCAAAGGACAGGAACTAAAAGGAATAAAAAAAGCTTTATTCTATTGGGCTGTTAATCTAGGATTAAGATATGAACCTTTTGGAGCTAATGGTTGGTGTTATGAATTTCAATTAAAAATTGCTAGAAAATTAATTTTTAGCAAATGGAAAGAAGCTTTAGGAGGAAACCTAAGTACTTTGGTTTCTGGTAGTGCTGCCTTACAACCTAGATTAGCTAGAGTATTTGCAGCAGCAGAAATGACCATTTTAGAAGGTTATGGTTTAACAGAAACTTCTCCTGTTATTGCTGTTAACGATATTAAAAACAAAGCATTTAAAATAGGAACTGTAGGTAAAACTATTGATAATATTGAAGTTAAAATTGCCGAAGATGGTGAGATTTTAGTAAAAGGTCCTAATATCATGCTTGGCTATTACAAAGATCCTGAAAAAACGGAAAGTGTAATGTCTGGCGAGTACTTTCATACTGGAGATATAGGTGAATTAGACAGTGAAGGTTTTTTAAAAATTACCGATCGTAAAAAGGAAATTTTTAAAACCTCTGGGGGAAAATATGTAGTACCTACTTTATTAGAAAACGATTTAAAACAATCTAGATTTATTGAGCAAATTATGGTCATTGGTGAGGGGGAAAAAATGCCAGCTGCTCTTATTCAAATCAACTTTAATTTTATGCGTGACTGGTGTAAAATTAAAAATATAATAGATGTTGACACCAATGAAAAACTAATTAAAAATCCATTAGTAATAGATCGTATTAATCAAGAAGTACAAAGTTGTAATAAAAATTTTGGTAATTGGGAACAAATTAAAAGGTTTGAATTAACCCCTGATGAATGGAGTATTGACGGAGGGCATTTAACTCCAACTATGAAAATAAAACGTAAAATTGTTTTAGAAATATATAAAGATTTATACCAAAAAATATATGGAGAAAATTAGGCTCTTTTTCCTAATTCAATCACCTCTAAATTGGTGATTTCTCCTTTTATAATTTCAAAACGCAACATTGTTCTTACTTGATGAAAACCATGTTTACCAGCTGCTCCCGGATTCATATGTAGCAACTGTAATTTTTGATCGTACTGAACTTTTAAAATATGCGAATGCCCACTAATAAATAATTTTGGTGGGTTTTCTTTTATCTTTTCTTTAATTCTTACATTATATCGGTTAGGATAGCCTCCAATATGCGTCATCCAAACTTCTAAACCATCAACAACAAAACGATTGTCTAAAGGGAATTCTGCCCTAGCTTCTGCTCCATCAATATTACCATAAACAGCTCTTAAAGGCTTTAACTTTTTAAGAGCATCGGTTACTGTTATTTCTCCAATATCCCCCACATGCCAAACCTCATCGGCTAATTTTACATATTTTAAAATGGCATCATCTAAATAGCTATGTGTGTCTGATAGTAATAGTATTTTCATAATCACAAAAATCGATATTTTTATTCAATTTCATCGGCTTTCTTACTTCATAGTTTGTGTTGATTGTAACCCTATAATTCAATACCTTTATACTCTAAAAAAACAAACTTTTGAGGTACTTTGCAGAACTCTCTTATTTAGGTAAAAATTATCACGGATGGCAAATACAACCAAATGCCATTAGTGTACAAGAAGTGGTACAAAAAAGCCTTTCTACAATTTTAAGAAACCCAATAGAAGTGGTTGCTGCAGGTAGAACAGATGCAGGAGTACACGCTTCTCAAATGTTTATTCATTTTGACACAGAACTCGATTTAGATTCCGATGTTTATTGTTATAAAATGAATGCATTATTGCCAGATGATATTGTTTTTCATCGCATCTTTAAAGTAAACAAAGATGCTCATACTCGTTTTGATGCTATCAAAAGAAGTTATGAATACAAAATATTATTAGGAAAAAGTCCTTTTACTACTGATACAGAATGGCAAATAAATCATCAATTAAATATTGATGCAATGAATCAAGCAGCTAAACATTTACTTGATTTTACTGATTTTAAATGCTTTTCTAGATCTAAAACAGATGTAAGAACTTATAATTGTGATATTAGTAGAGCTGAATTTATTTTAAACGGAAATCAATTGGTATTTCATATCTCTGCAGATCGTTTTTTAAGAAATATGGTTCGTGCAATTGTTGGTACATTATATGCAGTTGGACTTGGTAAAATGTCGCCAGAAAATATAAAGAACATCATCAACAGTAAAGAAAGATCAAATGCAGGAGCTTCTGCCCCAGCCCATGGACTTTTTTTAACTGAAATTTTATACCCAGAAAACATTAAAAATGTCATCAAATAAAAAAATAAAAGTACTCGACATAAATATATTCAGTCGAATTATGAGCTATGCAATGGCTTATAAAGCGTTATTTATTTTTACAGCTATATTTTCCGTTTGTTTAGCTGCGGTATCTGCTTACAGACCATATTTAATTATTAATGGAATTGACAGGTTTGTATACACCAAAACGGAAGAAGGTTTTTTAAACTTTGTAATGCTAATTTTAATAGCATTAATAGCCGAAGTTTTATTGCAATTATGCTTTATATACCTAGCCAACCTATTAGGACAAAGTGTAATTAAAGATATTAGAACCAAACTTTTTAAGCATATTTTAAAGTTTAACATGGCCTATTTTAACAACTCTTCTGTTGGTAGAATGGTTACTCGTGTGGTTTCTGATGTAGAAACGATTGCACAATTTTTTAGTCAAGGTTTATTTATGATTGTGAACGATATTCTTAAAATGTTTATCATCGCAGTAGTCATGCTTGTCATCAACTGGAAATTGGCTTTAATTGCTTTTGTGGTATTACCTGTTTTAATTTATGCAACCAAAGTTTTTCAAAAAGCCATCAAAACTGCTTTTCAAGAAGTACGTGTTCAAGTAGCCAACCTAAATGGTTTTGTGCAAGAGAGGGTTACAGGAATGAAAATTGTACAACTTTTTAATAGAGAAAATATTGAATATCAAAAGTTTCAAGACATCAATAAAAAACACAGAACAGCACACATTAAAACGGTTTGGTATTTTTCTATTTTCTATCCTATTGCCGAGGTTTTATCATCTATTGCCGTAGGATTAATAGTTTGGTTTGGAGGTAGAGAATTGGCAGAAAACAACAATGTTACTCCTGGTGAAATTATTGGATTTATTATGATGACAGAAATGTTATTTAGACCTTTAAGACAAATTGCCGATAAATTTACCACTTTACAAATGGGAATGGTTGCTGGTGATCGTGTGTTCGAAATTATGGATACCAAAAGCCATATTGATGCTCAAGGAACTTTTAAACCTAAAAACATCAAAGGGAATATTGATTTTAAAGATGTTGTTTTTAGTTATTTAAAAGATGAAAAAATTCTTAAAGGAATCTCTTTTAATGTTAAACAAGGAGAAACTATTGCTATTGTTGGTGCTACAGGTGCTGGTAAATCAACAATAATAAATCTTATCAATCGTTTTTACGACATAGATAGTGGAACTATTTTAGTTGATGGAACCCCTATAAAAGATTATGATTTAAACTTTTTAAGAAACGAAATTGCTATTGTTTTGCAAGATGTTTTCTTATTTTCTGATAGTATTAAAAACAATATTAGTTTACAAAAAGAAGACATTACTATAGAAGAAATTAAAAATGCAGCTCAACAAATTGGGATAGAAGAATTTGTAGAAAGTTTACCTGGAGGCTTTGAATATAATGTTAAAGAACGTGGAGTAATGCTATCTTCTGGACAAAGACAATTAATCGCTTTTTTAAGAGCTTATGTTTCTAACCCAAGTATTTTAATTTTAGATGAAGCGACTTCTTCTATTGACTCACACTCCGAACAAATGATTCAGTTTGCTATTGATAAAATAACAGAGGGAAGAACTAGTATTGTAATTGCACATCGTTTGGCAACTGTAAAAAATGCCGATAGAATTATTGTATTAGATCAAGGAAATATTGTTGAAGAAGGAACACATCAAGAACTATTAAATACCAATGATGGTTTTTATAAAAACTTATACGACAAACAATTCGCTAACCAACAAATTGCTTCATAAATGAAAAAAATATATCAAACAGTAAATGCTCCTGCACCAGTAGGACCTTATAATCAAGCGGTATCTGTTCATGGAATCTTATATGTTTCTGGACAAATTGCCATCGATCCTAAAACAGGAGAGTTTGTTACAGATAATATTCAGTCTGAAACAAATCAGGTAATGAAAAATATTCAAGCCATATTATTAGAAGCAGGTGCTACTTTTGAAAACGTAGTAAAAGCCTCTATATTTTTGGCTAATATGGATGATTTTGCAGATGTTAATAAAGTTTATGCTAGCTATTTTAATGAAATTACAGCACCAGCAAGAGAATGTGTAGAAGTTTCTAAATTGCCTAAAAATGTATCTGTAGAAATTTCTGTTATTGCACATCTATAAACCCCATATTTGATGCGTAAAATTATCCTCCTTATCCTTTCTTTATTTGTTTTAGGACTAACTTCCATTGCTGGATTTATCGGTTTGGTTTACATTGGTTCTTTTGGCCCTATTGCTAATAAAAAAGAATTGACAGAAATTAAACAAGCTCAAGCCAGTGTTGTTTATAGTGCTGATGGTAAAATCATTGGTAAATATTTTCACACCAACAGAACCAATGTAGCTTATGAAAAATTACCCAAACATTTAATCAATGCTTTGGTAGCTACTGAAGATGCTCGTTTTTACGAACACAATGGTATTGATAAAATTGCCATGCTTAGGGTTTTGTTTAAAACCATTTTATTAGGAAATTCTTCGTCTGGAGGTGGGAGTACTATTTCACAGCAATTGGCAAAAAATTTATTTACTAGAAAAGATTTTGGTGTTTTTTCTATGCCTGTAAATAAGACCAAAGAAGCTATTTTAGCCAATAGATTAGAATCCATATACACCAAATCAGAAATTCTTTCATTATACTTTAATACTGTACCTTTTGGTGAAGGAGTTTATGGAATTGAATCTGCTGCACAACGTTATTTTTCAGTTCCAGTAAACAAATTAACTTTAGAGCAGTCGGCTATATTGGTTGGAATGTTAAAAGCCAATACTTATTACAACCCTAGACAACATCCAGATCATGCTTTTACAAGAAGAAACACAGTGTTGTTCCAAATGAAAAAAGCTGGATTTTTAAATGATGATGAATACCTACAACACAGTAAAGATTCTGTAAATATTCAATATAAAAACCTGGTTATAGAAAACCCTAATGGTTACTTTTTAAAACAAGTAAAAAACAAAGCCGAAGAAATTTTAGAAGATTTTGAAAAGAAAGATGGTAGTTCTTGGGAAATTATAAATGATGGATTAATTATAGAAACTACTTTGGTTTCTGCTCTACAAGAAACGGCTTTAGAAACCAGAAAATCTCATTTATTAAAGTTGCAAAAATCAATGGATGTTTATTGGAACAATCTTAAACATCAAAAAAACATTCAAAACACCATTAACAACGAATGGCAACAAACAAAAACATATAAGCGTTATAAAAACGCTGGACTAAGTGATCAAGCGATTAAAGATAGTGCCAACACAAAGAAAAAAAGATTATTGTTTAACTGGGAAAAGAATGATAACAACTATTCTATTAAAGATTCCATTAGCCATTATTTAAAAATGATTAATGCAGCAGTTTATGGAGTAAACACTCATGATGGTGCTGTAGAAATTTATGTAGGAGGAAATAGTTTTGAATATCTGCCTTACAACTTAATTACAAGTGAAAGACAAGTCGCTTCTACCTTTAAACCCATTGTATATACAGCAGCCTTAGAAAACGGACAAAAACCTTGCGATTGGATTAATAATGAAGTTAAAACCTATAGTGATTATGATGACTGGAAACCAGAAAACTACGATCATTCAGACGGAGGGTATTACAGCATGGTTGGTGCTTTAGCCAAAAGTGTAAATGTACCTACTGTTGCAACGTATTTTGATGTTGGTGCTGATAAATTACAAGAAACAGCCAATGCCTTAGGTTTAGAAAAAGAGTTGAAAAGAGTCCCTTCTACAGCTTTAGGAACAACAAATTATTCTTTACAAAACATTGTTCATGCTTATATTCCTTTTGCTACTAGAGGTAACAAAATAGAACCTTATTATATTACTGCAATTAAAGATGCCAAAGGAAATATTATCTACAAACACAAAGCAAACAAAGAAAAGAAAGAGCCTGTTTTAGATGTAAAAACAATGGAAACCATGCAACTTTTGTTAAAAGGCGTTGTTGATAAAGGTACCGCCGTGAGATTAAAATCTCAATATGGAGCAAAAGGAGATTGGGCAGGAAAAACAGGAACATCACAAGATTATAGTGACTCTTGGTTTATTGGCTTTAATTCTGATATTATTATTGGTTCGTGGGTAGGATGCAAATATCCTAGCATACATTTACCTTCTAAAATTGGTGGAGGTTCCGTAGCAGCATTGCCAATTGTTGGTGGTATTATTTCTAAAAAATATGATGATAACAAAATCAACCAACAGTTATCATCAGGTTTTCCTGAATTTGATGAAGATGTTTTAAGTAGTTGTGATTGTGAATTTTTTAGAGAAGAAAATACTCTTGAAAAAATATTTGACATCTTTGATAAAAAGAAAAAAAGAAAAGGTAGCTTCTTTAGCAGACTCTTTGGAATTGGAAAAAAAGAAGATAAAGATAGCATTGAATAATAAAAAAGCTCAGTTTAAAAACTGAGCTTTTT
Above is a genomic segment from Wenyingzhuangia fucanilytica containing:
- a CDS encoding transglycosylase domain-containing protein, with amino-acid sequence MRKIILLILSLFVLGLTSIAGFIGLVYIGSFGPIANKKELTEIKQAQASVVYSADGKIIGKYFHTNRTNVAYEKLPKHLINALVATEDARFYEHNGIDKIAMLRVLFKTILLGNSSSGGGSTISQQLAKNLFTRKDFGVFSMPVNKTKEAILANRLESIYTKSEILSLYFNTVPFGEGVYGIESAAQRYFSVPVNKLTLEQSAILVGMLKANTYYNPRQHPDHAFTRRNTVLFQMKKAGFLNDDEYLQHSKDSVNIQYKNLVIENPNGYFLKQVKNKAEEILEDFEKKDGSSWEIINDGLIIETTLVSALQETALETRKSHLLKLQKSMDVYWNNLKHQKNIQNTINNEWQQTKTYKRYKNAGLSDQAIKDSANTKKKRLLFNWEKNDNNYSIKDSISHYLKMINAAVYGVNTHDGAVEIYVGGNSFEYLPYNLITSERQVASTFKPIVYTAALENGQKPCDWINNEVKTYSDYDDWKPENYDHSDGGYYSMVGALAKSVNVPTVATYFDVGADKLQETANALGLEKELKRVPSTALGTTNYSLQNIVHAYIPFATRGNKIEPYYITAIKDAKGNIIYKHKANKEKKEPVLDVKTMETMQLLLKGVVDKGTAVRLKSQYGAKGDWAGKTGTSQDYSDSWFIGFNSDIIIGSWVGCKYPSIHLPSKIGGGSVAALPIVGGIISKKYDDNKINQQLSSGFPEFDEDVLSSCDCEFFREENTLEKIFDIFDKKKKRKGSFFSRLFGIGKKEDKDSIE